The DNA region TCTTGGTTCATGCTGGCGCGCGTCCCACCGACGATCTCGATGTCGCGATCTTCGTGCACGTAGAAGTGCTGGTACTCGAAGTTCTGCGCGTACATCGTATTTGCCGGGCAATTCCCGCCCTGGCCGCCGTCGAGATAGAACGGCGAGCCGTGGAACTCGAGCGACACCCAGCCTGCATTGACCTTCTTGTCGCTCTCGCTCGTCAGACGCTGAATTTCCAACATCGAGTTCGAGTAAAGCTCGTACCAGTTGTTGTCGCTGAAATAGCAATCCGGCGACTCGTTGTTGCGCGTGCACAGAATGCGCATGTGGTTCATCGCCTGCTTGACGTTGTCCTTGGTCACCGTGGCGCCAAGGTAGGTCGAGGCGTCGAAGTACTGGTTTTGCCAGAACGTGTTCGACGCGGCGATGCCGCCGATCGTGCCCGAGCTCGGCGAGGTCGAAGTCAGCAGCTGCAGGCCGCCGATCTCCTTGCCCGCATTGCCCGTGCCGTCGGAATAGACGGCCGCACCCATGCCGTTGGTGAAGCCGCGCTCGGCGTTCTTCACTTTCGACGTGGCCAGCTTGATCAAGCCCGCCTCGCCGCTGTTCTTCACACGCTCTTCGCCGGTCATGACGATCGGCAGCGCGCCGAACTTCCAATCGAACACAGCGCCGTCGATGAAGTCGAACGGCGTCGTGTTGAGCACTTCCGTGCCCGAGTACCATTGGAGCGAGCCGACTGCGTACTCGAGGGGCACCAGGATGTCGCGACCGGAGTCGAACTTCATGTTCCCGCGCTTACGCAGCTGGTTATAGAACGCGATGTTGTCGCTGACGTTGTCGTACGTCTTCTTCAGCCGGCGGCGGAGCGTCGTCGCCACCAGCTGGCCCACATTAATTGCGGCCATGACTGTCCTCTATTGCTGGAGCTCGGCGAGCGAGGCGCGAACGTCCTCGTCCACCGAAATGCCGTTGGTTTTGCTCTTGCCGTCACCACCGCCCGCAAGGGGCGAAGTGCGGCGGGGGCTAACGCCGGCAGCCCTGGCGCGATCTCCTGCAGCCTTGCGCTGAGCTTGTTGCGTGCGCTGGCTGAGAGTCGGGTGTAGCTGGCAGGCCTTTTCGAACGCCTCCTCGAACGTGCGCGCCATCGGTGGATCGGACGTGAGGCAAGAACGCATCAAGCGCTTCACCTCTGGGTCGATCACCATGGCGCCCGTCGCGGGGTCGTTGACGAAAGCTGCAGGCACTTTGGTCTGCATGCTCCGTTCGAATTGCTGGTATTGCGCAGCGAGCTCGGCCTTCCGGGCCGCGCGCGCGCTTTCTTGTTGCTGCTTGGTGTGGCCCTCGAGCTGCTCGAGGCGCGTACGTAGTTGCGTGATCTCTTGGTTCGCCGGCGGTGCGCCGCCCCCACCGGGTTGCGGCGCCGGCATGCCCTTCACGAGCTCGTGCAGCGGCACGCCGTAATATTGCTCGGCCAGCCATTGCAACGGCTTCAGCGACGGCTTTTCGTTGCCGCTGTCGGTGTGCAGCCATTCCTCGACCTTCACCAGATTGGTGACGAAACCCTGCACCGATTGCGATGCGCCGCTCTCCTTCAGGTGCGCCGAGACGCTCGCGAGCGCCTCCTCAACCGGCGCCCAGGCCTTCGCCACCGTCACCGCCGGCTGATAGGCCTTCATGAACGCGCTCTCGCGCTGATAAAGCTGCTCGAGCAGCCAAGGCTGCAGCGTCGCTTCCGCGCCCGCCGGCGGCTTCAGCCAGCCCGGGCGCCAATTGTCCGGCATGCGGCCAGGCTGACGCGCTTGCGGATCCTGCTGCTGCTGCGGGTTCGGTTGTTGCTGCTGGCGCTGGGGATCCTGCTGCTGCGCGTTCGGCTTCGGCTGCTGCTGTTGTTGATCGCCTTGCCCGCGCTGTTGTTTGGCGAAGCGGCCGGACTCATCACGCACGCGATCGCGCTGCTGCTGATCGGCGCGCGCCTGGTCGCCCTGCCCGTCATCACCGGCCAGGATGTCGTCCATGGCGCCGCGAACATCGTCGTCGATCGACGTCTGATCATCGACCTCGTCGTCGTTGCCGCCACCGCCTCCAGCGCCGTCGCCGGCGTCCGTGAAGGCAAAGCACTGGCCCATATACGCGGGCAATGCGGCGATGCTGTTCAGCAGGTCGAGTTTACGCAGCTTCATCGGCTGTCATGCCCTTCTGTTCCATAAATTGCACGGTCTCGGCGACGTCGCGCTCGAGCTCGCGTGTGTTTGAGTAGATGTGCTCGCGCGGCTTATCCTGCGGGCGCTCGTCGCCCACT from Vitreimonas flagellata includes:
- a CDS encoding phage major capsid protein, with amino-acid sequence MAAINVGQLVATTLRRRLKKTYDNVSDNIAFYNQLRKRGNMKFDSGRDILVPLEYAVGSLQWYSGTEVLNTTPFDFIDGAVFDWKFGALPIVMTGEERVKNSGEAGLIKLATSKVKNAERGFTNGMGAAVYSDGTGNAGKEIGGLQLLTSTSPSSGTIGGIAASNTFWQNQYFDASTYLGATVTKDNVKQAMNHMRILCTRNNESPDCYFSDNNWYELYSNSMLEIQRLTSESDKKVNAGWVSLEFHGSPFYLDGGQGGNCPANTMYAQNFEYQHFYVHEDRDIEIVGGTRASMNQDADVQIMMIACNMGTANRSLQGVAIL